From Amycolatopsis sp. WQ 127309:
ACGCCCGACAGCGTCAGGACGTCGCCGAGGTCGAGGATCTCGGCGGGCTGCGGCAGCGTCGGGATCGAAGCTTCGGCGACGGCCGGCGTGACGGCGTCCGCGGTCAGCTTCGTGGCGATGGTGAGGGTCGGCGCGGCGACCAGGTAGGTCAGGAACCGGCGGCGGCCGACCTGCCCCGGGTTCGCGGGTTCGGTGGTGGGACTGGCCATCGGGAATCCCTTCGGGGGCTCCGGGTGCGCGTCACAGCGGCACGGGACGGAGCAGCGTGGCGGGGAGGCGGGGACCTCGTGACCCGGGTCACGCTAAGCAGGCGTTGTCAGGGCGTCAACGCGGCGTAGTCGTGTCAGGCCATCTCTGTGACGAGATGACAGCGGAAGCCGCCGAATGTGTGCGCCGCCACAGTGCCGGACGGCGCAAGCGAGTGCGCCGGCCGGTCCAGCCGACGTCGGAGCCGACACGGCCGGGCGGTCCCATATAGGGCGTTATACGCGAGTCACTCGATCTGCTTGACGGCCCATTCGGACCACTCGCGGTTCATCGCCGAGAAGCGCTTGCCCCACTCCAGGACCAGGCGGCCGTACTGGGCCTCGTTGTCGTCGCCCCAGTCGATCGACGCTTCCAGCTCCGTGAGGCGTTCTTCGCGCTGACGGCTGTTCTCGCCCATGTACTCGATGAACTCCTTCGCCTTCTCCGGCGACACCGAGCCCAGGAAGTAGACGCGCAGCAGGACCTCGTTGCGCGGGGACCGGTTGGGCTTCACCTCGACCAGCCAGTGCCGCAGCTCGACGCGGCCGTCCTCGGTGATCTCGTACTCCTTGCGCCCGCGCGGGCCCTCGGCGAGGACCCGGATGAGGCCGGCCTTCTCGAGCTTGCCGAGTTCGCCGTACAGCTGGCTCTGCGTCGCCGCCCACACGTTGGACATCGCCTGCTCGAAGCGTTTCAGCAGGTCGTAACCACTGGCCGGCGCCTCGTCCAGCATGCCGAGCACCGCGTGTCGAAGGCTCATGCCCCCATCTTACCTTCCACACTTGACATGTCCAACGATGACCCTCTAGTTTCGACATGTCATAGTTGGAACGTCATGGGGAGACCGGCCATGAACTACCTCAAGAGCTTCATCCCGTGGATCGCCTTCGCGGTCGTCGCGACCCAGTTCGACTGGCGCTGGTCGGCCCTCACCGGGCTCGTGCTGGCCGCCGTCCTGCTCGCCGTGGCCCGCCGTGAAGGCCGCAAGACGGCCACGCTGATCATCGAGCTGAGCGCGCTCGCCTTCTTCGCGCTGCTCACCGTCGTCGCGTTCAGCTTCCCGGCGTCGCCGCTGAAGACCTACACCGGCGCGCTCACCGACGCCTGGCTGGCGCTCACCGCCTGGGGTTCGATCCTCCTGCGCCGCCCGTTCACCCTCGGCATCGCCAAGACGATGACGCCGCCGGAGCTGTGGGACAACCCGGGCTTCAAGCGCGTCAACCTGATCATCACGCTCGTGTGGGCCGTGAGCTTCACCGTCACCGGCCTCGCCGGCATCGCGCTGCTGCACTACGCCCCGCACGCGACGGCCGCGCTGATCGTGCTCAAGGTCCTCGGCTTCGCCGTCCCCGTCGCCTTCACCGTCCGCTACCCGCGCATCGTCCGCGCCCGCGCGCAGAAAGCCGCGTGACCCGATGACCACGACCGACTTCCACCTCACCGGGGCGTACGCGCCCGTCCACGACGAGCTGACCGCGTTCGACCTGCCGGTGACCGGCGCGCTGCCGCCCGAGCTGACCGGCTGGTACCTGCGCAACGGCCCCAACCCGCGCACCGGCAGCAAGCACTGGTTCACCGGCGACGGCATGCTGCACGGCGTCCGCCTCGAGCACGGCCGCGCCGCCTGGTACCGCAACCGCTGGGTGCGCACCGAGAGCTTCGGCGACGACGACGCCGTGCTCTACAACGCCGACGGCTCCCGGAACCTGCGCACCAGCACGGCCAACACGCACGTCGTCACCCACGCCGGCCGGACGCTCGCGCTCGTCGAGTCGTCGCTGCCGTACGAGATCACGACCGAGCTGGACACCGTGGGCGCGTACGACTTCGGCGGCGAACTGGCCGACTCGATGACCGCGCACCCGAAGATCTGCCCCACCACCGGGGAACTGCACTTCTTCGGCTACGGCAGCATCACCGCGCCGCACGTGAGCTACTACCGCGCCGACGCGAGCGGGAAGCTCGTCGTGAAGCAGCCGATCGACGTGCCGGGCCTGACGATGATGCACGACTTCGCGCTCACCGCGGCCCACGCCGTGTTCTACGACCTGCCGGTGGTGTTCGACCCGGCGTCGGTCGGCCAGGGCATGCCCTACCGCTGGGACGCCGGCTACGGCGCGCGCCTCGGTGTGCTGCGCCGCGACGACCCGGCCGGCGGCGTCCGCTGGTTCGACGTCGAGCCGTGCTACGTCTTCCACACGCTCAACGCGCACGACACCGCCGACGGCCGGATCGTGGTGCACGTCGTCCGCTACGACCACCTGTGGTGGGCGGGGCACGACCCGGCGCGCGGCGTGCTGTGGCGCTGGACGCTCGACCCGGCGACCGGCCGCGTCACCGAGGAACGGCTCGACGAGCGGCCCGCCGAGTTCCCCCGCATCGACGACCGGTTCGCCGGCTCCGACGTCCGGTTCGGGCACGTCACGCAGGGCGGCCGCGACGGCGAGCAGAGCTTCCTGCGCCGCCACGACCTGCACACCGGCGGCGTCGAGCAGCACGTCTTCGCGCCCGGGCGCACCCCCGGCGAGGCCGTGTTCGTCCCCGCCGCGGGCGGCGACGGCTGGCTGCTCACCTACGTCCACGACGCCGCCGAAGACCGCAGCGACCTCGTGGTCTTCGACGCCGGGGACGTCGCCGCCGCGCCGGTCGCCGTCGTCCACCTGCCGCAGCGGGTGCCCGCGGGGTTCCACGGGAACTGGCTGCCGGACGCGTGAGGACTCAGGCGAACTTGGTCTTGGGCCGCTCCTGCAGGACGTCGTCGACGTAGACGTCGACCTTCTCGTCGAGGAAGGCGACCAGCCCGGCGACGCGGGTGCTCTCCGGCAACGGCGTCGGGTAGCTCCAGGCGAGGTCCTCGTGCCCGGTCACCGAGAAGTACTCCGTCGCCCCCTTGTACGGGCAGTGCGTCACCGTCTGGGTCTTCTCGAGCAGATCCATCCGGACGTCCACGCGCGGCAGGTAGTACCGGGTGGGCAGGTCGGTCTCGAACAGCAGGTGCGCGCGGACGGTGTCCGCGACGGTCACGCCGCCGACCTCGATCCGGACGTGCCGCGAGCTGGGCAGGATGTCGACGCGGACCCCGGGATCGCGGGGGTGGGTGAAGATCTGCTCGTCCTCTTCGAACCAGTCGAACGCGGCGAAGTCGAACCGCACGTGGCCGCGCAGCTCCTCGA
This genomic window contains:
- a CDS encoding PadR family transcriptional regulator, encoding MSLRHAVLGMLDEAPASGYDLLKRFEQAMSNVWAATQSQLYGELGKLEKAGLIRVLAEGPRGRKEYEITEDGRVELRHWLVEVKPNRSPRNEVLLRVYFLGSVSPEKAKEFIEYMGENSRQREERLTELEASIDWGDDNEAQYGRLVLEWGKRFSAMNREWSEWAVKQIE
- a CDS encoding carotenoid oxygenase family protein, with the protein product MTTTDFHLTGAYAPVHDELTAFDLPVTGALPPELTGWYLRNGPNPRTGSKHWFTGDGMLHGVRLEHGRAAWYRNRWVRTESFGDDDAVLYNADGSRNLRTSTANTHVVTHAGRTLALVESSLPYEITTELDTVGAYDFGGELADSMTAHPKICPTTGELHFFGYGSITAPHVSYYRADASGKLVVKQPIDVPGLTMMHDFALTAAHAVFYDLPVVFDPASVGQGMPYRWDAGYGARLGVLRRDDPAGGVRWFDVEPCYVFHTLNAHDTADGRIVVHVVRYDHLWWAGHDPARGVLWRWTLDPATGRVTEERLDERPAEFPRIDDRFAGSDVRFGHVTQGGRDGEQSFLRRHDLHTGGVEQHVFAPGRTPGEAVFVPAAGGDGWLLTYVHDAAEDRSDLVVFDAGDVAAAPVAVVHLPQRVPAGFHGNWLPDA
- a CDS encoding DUF427 domain-containing protein — translated: MSTPVRGRVRVAQGAKRVRVFLGGRNVADTVHPLLVWEVPYYPTYYFPRADVESGLLTPSGRTSHSPSRGEGVLSTIKVAGSEAVDGALEYPDSPIEELRGHVRFDFAAFDWFEEDEQIFTHPRDPGVRVDILPSSRHVRIEVGGVTVADTVRAHLLFETDLPTRYYLPRVDVRMDLLEKTQTVTHCPYKGATEYFSVTGHEDLAWSYPTPLPESTRVAGLVAFLDEKVDVYVDDVLQERPKTKFA